A genomic segment from Polyangium mundeleinium encodes:
- a CDS encoding tetratricopeptide repeat protein: MNPKRWSSRVILGVSLLVTGAAWAETAPAPAPDAGGAAAPDPAAEAEAFLKTWEESGKPLCEKNEPGCAAAGQALVRAAAAFEAAHKRDKAIAVRKMILDPKNRLEYTEYGKDTAFLLAANLQSIGEYAEAASYYESAARKFPKMDQAPAALMDAVALRAGLKDQKAAVEDVELFVKNYGAKQPETSAKLAVAVADFLVGEEKWADARTWLGKWTAAVDKAGSLQERIHAHTLLGRSLEKLDDKKGAAKEYEIVRAAWKDPEASVKQLAAMGGSDQEQMRRLARSLTDVGEALFFFAEQKRAEVDAIRYPEYKGPASRDEVMKHINTKVVDWVKKKRPAIEEVEKAYAQVLALQPLPPPRWVVASASRVGMLWGKFVAEFRAAPIPKEWRGNGPVLGTTITYEELRRAYYEKLDEASEPQKLQAKKSFKVCVDYSAKYQYFDQYARTCSVWLAKNYPKEHVLVEELVPRHAGGSFMLQPSPVAKAAPTR, from the coding sequence ATGAACCCGAAGCGGTGGAGTTCGCGCGTGATTCTGGGGGTGTCGTTGCTCGTCACGGGGGCGGCGTGGGCCGAGACGGCGCCGGCGCCGGCACCGGACGCGGGAGGCGCAGCGGCGCCGGACCCCGCGGCCGAGGCGGAGGCGTTCCTGAAGACGTGGGAGGAGAGCGGCAAGCCTCTTTGCGAGAAGAACGAGCCGGGTTGCGCAGCGGCCGGGCAGGCGCTGGTGAGGGCCGCGGCGGCGTTCGAGGCGGCGCACAAGCGAGACAAGGCGATCGCCGTGCGGAAGATGATCCTCGACCCGAAAAACCGGCTCGAGTACACGGAGTACGGCAAGGACACGGCGTTTCTTCTCGCCGCGAATTTGCAGTCGATCGGCGAATACGCGGAGGCTGCAAGTTATTACGAGTCGGCCGCGCGCAAGTTCCCGAAAATGGACCAGGCGCCGGCGGCGCTGATGGACGCGGTGGCGCTGCGGGCCGGGCTGAAGGATCAGAAAGCGGCGGTCGAGGACGTCGAGCTGTTCGTGAAGAATTACGGCGCGAAGCAGCCGGAGACGTCGGCGAAGCTCGCCGTGGCGGTCGCGGATTTCCTGGTCGGCGAAGAGAAATGGGCCGACGCGCGCACATGGCTCGGGAAGTGGACGGCGGCGGTGGACAAGGCGGGGAGCCTGCAGGAGCGGATCCACGCGCACACGCTGCTCGGGCGCTCGCTGGAGAAGCTCGACGACAAGAAGGGCGCCGCGAAGGAATACGAGATCGTGCGCGCGGCGTGGAAGGATCCCGAGGCCAGCGTGAAGCAGCTCGCGGCGATGGGCGGCAGCGATCAGGAGCAAATGCGGCGGCTCGCGCGGTCGTTGACGGACGTGGGCGAGGCGTTGTTTTTCTTCGCCGAGCAAAAGCGAGCCGAGGTCGACGCCATCCGGTATCCCGAATACAAGGGGCCCGCGAGCCGTGACGAGGTGATGAAGCACATCAACACGAAGGTCGTGGATTGGGTGAAGAAGAAGCGGCCGGCGATCGAGGAGGTGGAGAAGGCTTATGCCCAGGTCCTCGCGCTCCAGCCCTTGCCGCCGCCGCGGTGGGTCGTGGCCTCGGCGTCCCGCGTGGGGATGTTGTGGGGGAAGTTCGTCGCAGAGTTCCGCGCGGCGCCGATCCCGAAGGAGTGGAGGGGCAACGGGCCCGTGCTCGGGACGACGATCACGTACGAGGAGCTGCGGAGAGCTTATTATGAAAAGCTCGACGAGGCGAGCGAGCCCCAGAAGCTGCAGGCGAAGAAGTCGTTCAAGGTTTGCGTGGATTATTCGGCGAAGTATCAATACTTCGACCAGTACGCGCGGACGTGCAGCGTGTGGCTCGCGAAGAACTACCCGAAGGAGCACGTGCTCGTGGAGGAGCTCGTTCCGCGCCACGCGGGCGGGAGCTTCATGCTTCAGCCGTCGCCGGTCGCGAAGGCCGCGCCCACGCGCTGA
- a CDS encoding VOC family protein produces MTPDEPYLMPSHVRLLVSDTARATAFYEALGFSCVNRDGVFVHLRWARYADVFLVGMPAGVELPGQRGLGVILCFHVRDEVSLDELRARAEASGTAVDGPRNQPWFTRELVVTDPEGYKLAFVTPSERVEA; encoded by the coding sequence ATGACCCCCGACGAACCCTACCTCATGCCCTCCCACGTGAGGCTGCTCGTCTCGGACACGGCGCGCGCGACAGCGTTTTACGAGGCGCTCGGCTTCTCCTGCGTGAATCGCGACGGCGTGTTCGTGCACCTGCGCTGGGCCCGGTACGCCGACGTGTTCCTGGTCGGCATGCCGGCCGGCGTCGAGCTGCCAGGGCAACGCGGGCTCGGGGTGATCCTGTGCTTCCACGTGCGAGACGAGGTGTCGCTCGACGAGCTGCGCGCGCGGGCCGAGGCCAGCGGCACCGCCGTGGACGGGCCGCGAAACCAGCCCTGGTTCACGCGTGAGCTCGTGGTGACGGATCCGGAAGGGTACAAGCTCGCATTCGTGACGCCGAGCGAGCGCGTGGAGGCGTAG
- a CDS encoding AAA family ATPase has translation MGRDEELSLLAESLTAVEERRDTRIVTIVGPAGIGKTRLVEEFVASRKNEVRAFEGSARDGSVSFSPFARLIRSRFGLVRGMDPDEARATIRQKLEGVLESRRVSDAVTFLGQLLGLTEEESPLTRAVSDDPHEAELVRRAVVKAFLEADAQTGPLILVLEDLHEAHEDALSLLRYLLEYLTGPILVICTGRDDLVYRQEDWARVGERRHTLLELGPLGDADSARVSSAMLAVYTNGGEVPVPLVETACAFARGNRGSSRRWWRSTRPRA, from the coding sequence GTGGGCCGGGACGAAGAGCTTTCCCTCCTCGCCGAAAGCCTCACCGCCGTCGAAGAGCGGCGCGACACGCGCATCGTGACGATCGTCGGACCCGCAGGCATCGGCAAGACGCGGCTCGTCGAAGAGTTCGTGGCGTCGCGCAAGAACGAGGTCCGCGCGTTCGAAGGCAGCGCGCGTGACGGCTCGGTGTCGTTCTCGCCGTTCGCGCGGCTCATCCGCTCGCGCTTCGGCCTCGTGCGCGGCATGGACCCGGACGAGGCGCGCGCGACGATCCGGCAAAAGCTCGAAGGCGTGCTCGAGTCGCGGCGCGTGAGCGACGCCGTGACGTTCCTCGGGCAACTGCTCGGCCTGACCGAGGAGGAGAGCCCGCTGACGCGCGCCGTGAGCGACGACCCGCACGAGGCCGAGCTCGTGCGCCGCGCCGTGGTGAAGGCGTTCCTCGAAGCGGACGCGCAGACGGGTCCGCTCATCCTGGTGCTCGAAGACCTGCACGAGGCGCACGAGGACGCGCTCTCGCTCCTTCGGTACCTGCTCGAATACCTGACGGGCCCGATCCTCGTGATCTGCACGGGCCGCGACGATCTCGTCTACCGGCAGGAGGACTGGGCGCGCGTGGGCGAGCGCCGGCACACGCTGCTCGAGCTCGGCCCGCTCGGCGATGCGGACAGCGCGCGCGTGTCGAGCGCGATGCTCGCCGTGTACACGAACGGAGGCGAGGTGCCCGTGCCGCTCGTGGAGACGGCGTGTGCGTTCGCGCGAGGCAACCGGGGCTCCTCGCGCAGATGGTGGAGATCTACGCGGCCGAGGGCGTGA
- a CDS encoding cation-translocating P-type ATPase, which produces MKQGTPAPARIEQTSYHAEPAEAVLAALGSSENGLLTTEAKRRLAEHGPNVLPRAAREGPLVLLFRQIKSPLIYVLIASAALAFALGKVTDGAVVLGVVVLNTLIGFIQEYRAGREIEALSSLVPELATVLRDGGRITLPAEELVPGDVVLLAAGDKAAADMRLLHVKNLAADEAPLTGESVPVRKHVAPVPKDAAVADRKSMVHGGTLLTVGTGQAVVVATGAQTEIGKISSMLREAAELETPLTRSLARVAQVLTVAIAIVAALMVGVALMRGYPLLEAVLAGITLAVAAIPEGLPAIITIALAIGVRRMAARRAVVRKLPAVETLGQAGVVCTDKTGTLTRSEMTVSAIWAPSGGYELSGVGYAPEGELRREGKAVGATPDDVRALLRAAALCNDARLVQREGGGFGITGDPTEGALVVAAQKLGMTGDALQEEAPRRDAIPFESEHKYMATLHVTASSEQEILMKGAPEVVLGRASRLAGGAPLDRAAVLEHLEGMASRGMRVLAVASRKPERPLAGLGEAEVASGFELLGLVGMMDPPRPEAIEAVKACQRAGITVKMITGDHPVTAKAIGIEIGLLGAADEVVTGRELSAMSPAEIAKAVQTRNVFARVAPEHKLRLVEALQAAGQVVAMTGDGVNDAPALKQANIGVAMGITGTAVAKQAADIVLTDDNFASIRAAVEEGRRVYDNLIKALAFVLPTNIGEALVLLLAVLFFPLVDGRPLLPMAPVQILWINLVATVTLSLPLAFEAKEPNLMERPPRRTNEPILGRFVLVRTVIVALLMTAGALGLFLMEYHDKLGEGVSPAFALREAQTMAVTTMVLFQVFYLLNCRSLHGSSLSIGLFSNPLVYVGIGTLLLLQFGFVYLPFMHTLFGSAPLGAAEWAKAVAAALVVLPVIGLEKWWQRRRSLRRTGRTPGGPSFRVFRPRLRPNPS; this is translated from the coding sequence ATGAAGCAAGGAACGCCCGCGCCCGCTCGGATCGAGCAGACGTCGTACCACGCGGAGCCCGCCGAGGCCGTGCTCGCAGCCCTCGGGAGCTCCGAGAACGGCCTGCTCACCACGGAGGCCAAGCGCAGGCTCGCCGAGCACGGTCCGAACGTGCTGCCGAGGGCCGCCCGGGAAGGGCCGCTCGTGCTTTTGTTCCGGCAAATCAAGAGCCCGCTCATTTACGTGCTCATCGCGTCTGCAGCGCTCGCCTTCGCGCTCGGGAAGGTCACGGACGGCGCGGTGGTGCTCGGCGTGGTCGTGCTGAACACGCTGATCGGGTTCATCCAGGAGTATCGCGCAGGACGGGAAATCGAGGCGCTCTCGAGCCTCGTGCCCGAGCTCGCGACGGTGCTGCGCGACGGCGGAAGGATCACCTTGCCCGCGGAGGAGCTCGTGCCCGGCGACGTCGTGCTCCTCGCGGCCGGTGACAAGGCCGCGGCCGACATGCGGCTCCTGCACGTGAAAAACCTCGCGGCCGACGAGGCGCCGTTGACGGGGGAATCGGTGCCGGTGCGCAAGCACGTCGCGCCAGTGCCGAAGGACGCCGCCGTGGCCGATCGGAAGAGCATGGTCCACGGCGGCACGTTGCTCACGGTGGGCACGGGGCAAGCCGTGGTGGTGGCGACGGGCGCGCAGACGGAGATCGGGAAGATCTCGTCGATGCTGCGCGAAGCCGCGGAGCTCGAGACGCCCCTCACGCGCTCGCTCGCGCGCGTGGCGCAGGTGCTGACGGTGGCGATCGCGATCGTGGCGGCGCTGATGGTGGGCGTCGCGCTCATGCGCGGGTATCCGCTGCTCGAAGCGGTGCTCGCAGGGATCACGCTGGCGGTGGCGGCGATCCCGGAGGGCTTGCCGGCGATCATCACGATCGCGCTGGCGATCGGCGTGCGACGGATGGCCGCGCGGCGCGCGGTGGTGCGGAAGCTGCCGGCCGTGGAGACGCTCGGGCAAGCCGGCGTCGTGTGCACGGACAAGACGGGGACGCTGACGCGGAGCGAGATGACGGTGTCGGCGATCTGGGCGCCGTCGGGGGGATACGAGCTCTCGGGCGTGGGATATGCGCCGGAAGGCGAGCTGCGGCGTGAAGGAAAGGCCGTGGGGGCGACGCCGGACGACGTGCGCGCGCTCCTCCGCGCCGCGGCGCTGTGCAACGACGCGCGGCTCGTGCAACGCGAGGGCGGGGGCTTCGGGATCACGGGGGATCCGACGGAAGGCGCGCTCGTCGTGGCGGCGCAGAAGCTCGGGATGACGGGCGACGCGCTGCAGGAGGAGGCGCCGCGGCGCGACGCGATCCCGTTCGAGTCGGAGCACAAGTACATGGCGACGCTGCACGTGACAGCGTCGAGCGAGCAGGAGATCCTGATGAAGGGCGCGCCGGAGGTGGTGCTTGGCCGCGCGAGTCGACTCGCCGGTGGCGCGCCGCTCGATCGAGCCGCCGTGCTCGAACACTTGGAAGGGATGGCGTCGCGCGGGATGCGCGTGCTCGCGGTCGCGTCACGCAAGCCGGAGCGGCCGCTCGCGGGGCTCGGCGAGGCGGAGGTGGCGAGCGGCTTCGAACTGCTCGGGCTCGTGGGGATGATGGATCCGCCGCGGCCAGAGGCGATCGAGGCGGTGAAGGCGTGTCAACGCGCGGGGATCACGGTCAAGATGATCACGGGCGATCACCCGGTGACGGCGAAGGCGATCGGGATCGAGATCGGTTTGCTCGGAGCTGCGGACGAGGTGGTGACGGGCCGCGAGCTCTCGGCGATGTCGCCCGCGGAGATCGCAAAGGCGGTGCAGACGCGGAACGTGTTCGCGCGCGTCGCGCCGGAGCACAAGCTCAGGCTCGTGGAGGCGCTGCAAGCCGCAGGGCAGGTCGTGGCGATGACGGGCGACGGCGTGAACGACGCGCCGGCGCTGAAGCAAGCGAACATCGGCGTGGCCATGGGGATCACGGGGACGGCCGTGGCCAAGCAAGCGGCCGACATCGTGCTGACGGACGACAACTTCGCGAGCATCCGCGCGGCCGTGGAGGAGGGGCGGCGGGTCTACGACAACCTGATCAAGGCGCTCGCGTTCGTGTTGCCGACGAACATCGGCGAGGCGCTGGTGCTCTTGCTCGCGGTGCTGTTCTTCCCGCTGGTCGACGGGCGGCCGCTCCTGCCGATGGCGCCCGTGCAGATCCTCTGGATCAACCTCGTCGCCACCGTGACGCTCTCCTTGCCGCTCGCGTTCGAGGCCAAGGAGCCGAACCTGATGGAGCGGCCGCCGCGCCGCACCAACGAGCCCATCCTGGGGCGGTTCGTGCTCGTGCGGACGGTGATCGTGGCGCTCCTGATGACGGCCGGCGCGTTGGGGCTCTTCCTGATGGAGTACCACGACAAGCTCGGCGAAGGCGTGTCCCCGGCGTTCGCCCTGCGCGAGGCGCAGACGATGGCCGTGACGACGATGGTCCTGTTCCAGGTGTTCTACCTCCTGAACTGCCGCTCGCTTCACGGGTCGTCCCTTTCGATCGGGCTGTTCTCGAACCCGCTCGTGTACGTGGGGATCGGGACGCTCCTCTTGCTCCAGTTCGGGTTCGTTTACCTGCCGTTCATGCACACGCTCTTCGGGTCGGCCCCGCTCGGCGCCGCGGAGTGGGCGAAAGCCGTGGCCGCCGCCCTCGTGGTCCTGCCGGTCATCGGCCTGGAGAAGTGGTGGCAACGGCGGCGCTCCCTGCGCCGGACCGGACGTACCCCGGGCGGGCCGAGCTTCCGGGTCTTCCGCCCGCGGCTCCGCCCCAACCCGTCTTGA
- a CDS encoding tetratricopeptide repeat protein, whose amino-acid sequence MVEIYAAEGVIGEAATEEGETRLVLYPERLAAARLPATVEDAVQARVASLDEDERTVLEQAAAMGAVFWSGAFVALARTGLEAPDLWVEEETGDVARIGRMLDGLCKNGWILRRAGTIFPGSVEYAWARSEEREAITARTSAEAKSLSNRVIADWMEHQPGVRTSEERIASLARHREQAGESIQAGIAYLEAAAVARRRYANGKSCEYYQRGLELLGDSHDGARIDALHAYGDVLQSMGYIDDAMAAFRGMLTLAYRLDMKKKGGAAHNRIGRLFRDMGSLDEGERHLTTAMSLFEASGDERGVASTIDDLGKIAWLKGEYESALTSFRDGLARRQKLGDRRSIALSLNNAGLALQDSGQFKDALEAFEQSLAIRREVGDLVGVVTTLNNLGTIAEERRNFQKALMMFEEALEVAQQIGDRNKIALVLTNIGTTYYRSGEPEKAIGVLVRAEGLCDELGDRLKLAETLRALGKAYLMQGDLGKARDCIGRAVDLFASVRSKVHLAAALRTLGEITAAGGWGHAHTTSAREYFDRAVAIFEQSGNEVELARTFKTYARFLRKNPELAGNEEVQKEAGTMDARAEAIFGRLQMTSGSKSELPPSPEAEIEVG is encoded by the coding sequence ATGGTGGAGATCTACGCGGCCGAGGGCGTGATCGGCGAGGCTGCGACGGAGGAGGGCGAGACGCGGCTCGTGCTCTACCCGGAGCGGCTCGCGGCGGCGCGGCTGCCGGCGACGGTCGAGGACGCGGTGCAAGCGCGCGTGGCCTCGCTCGACGAGGACGAGCGCACGGTGCTCGAACAAGCGGCGGCGATGGGCGCCGTGTTCTGGAGCGGCGCGTTCGTGGCGCTCGCGCGCACGGGCCTCGAAGCGCCCGACCTGTGGGTGGAAGAAGAGACGGGCGACGTCGCGCGGATCGGGCGGATGCTCGACGGCCTCTGCAAGAACGGTTGGATCCTGCGCCGTGCCGGGACGATTTTTCCGGGCTCGGTGGAGTACGCCTGGGCGCGGAGCGAAGAGCGCGAGGCGATCACGGCGCGGACGAGCGCCGAGGCGAAGAGCCTGTCGAACCGCGTCATCGCCGACTGGATGGAGCACCAGCCGGGCGTGCGCACGAGCGAGGAGCGCATCGCGTCGCTGGCGCGTCACCGCGAGCAAGCGGGCGAGTCGATCCAGGCGGGCATCGCGTACCTGGAGGCGGCGGCCGTGGCGCGGCGCAGGTACGCGAACGGCAAGTCGTGCGAGTACTACCAGCGGGGCCTGGAGCTGCTCGGCGACTCGCACGACGGCGCGCGGATCGACGCGCTGCATGCGTACGGCGACGTGCTCCAGTCGATGGGCTACATCGACGACGCGATGGCCGCGTTCCGCGGGATGCTGACGCTCGCGTACCGGCTCGACATGAAGAAGAAGGGCGGCGCCGCGCACAACCGCATCGGCCGGCTCTTCCGCGACATGGGCTCGCTCGACGAGGGCGAGCGGCACCTGACGACGGCGATGTCGCTCTTCGAAGCGTCGGGCGACGAGCGCGGCGTGGCCTCGACGATCGACGACCTCGGCAAGATCGCGTGGCTGAAGGGCGAGTACGAGTCGGCCCTGACGAGCTTCCGCGACGGGCTCGCGCGGCGGCAGAAGCTCGGCGACCGGCGCTCGATCGCACTCTCGCTCAACAACGCGGGCCTGGCGCTGCAGGACTCGGGGCAGTTCAAGGACGCGCTCGAGGCGTTCGAGCAGTCGCTCGCGATCCGGCGCGAGGTCGGCGACCTCGTCGGCGTGGTGACGACGCTGAACAACCTCGGGACGATCGCCGAGGAGCGCCGGAACTTCCAGAAGGCGCTCATGATGTTCGAGGAGGCGCTGGAGGTCGCGCAGCAGATCGGCGATCGGAACAAGATCGCGCTCGTGCTGACGAACATCGGGACGACGTACTACCGGAGCGGCGAGCCGGAGAAGGCGATCGGCGTGCTCGTGCGCGCCGAGGGCCTGTGCGACGAGCTCGGCGATCGGCTGAAGCTCGCGGAGACGCTCCGCGCGCTCGGCAAGGCGTACCTGATGCAAGGCGACCTCGGGAAGGCGCGCGACTGCATCGGACGCGCGGTGGACCTCTTCGCCTCCGTGCGCAGCAAGGTGCACCTCGCCGCGGCGCTCCGGACGCTCGGGGAGATCACGGCCGCCGGCGGCTGGGGGCACGCGCATACGACGAGCGCGCGCGAGTACTTCGACCGCGCCGTTGCGATCTTCGAGCAGAGCGGCAACGAGGTGGAGCTCGCGCGGACGTTCAAGACCTACGCGCGGTTCCTGCGCAAGAACCCGGAGCTCGCCGGCAACGAAGAGGTGCAGAAGGAGGCGGGCACGATGGATGCGCGCGCCGAGGCGATCTTCGGGCGGCTGCAGATGACGAGCGGGAGCAAGTCGGAGCTGCCGCCGTCGCCGGAGGCGGAGATCGAGGTGGGGTGA
- a CDS encoding acyl-CoA thioesterase, which yields MSTLATPLPPRNVSDSITTMTEYVLPTHANALGNVFGGQILAWIDLCAAICAQRHAGRLAVTAEFDDVSFEAPIKVGQVVLLRARVTAAFRTSVEILVDVEGEDAPSGKRWRCAHAFVTFVAMQEVDGALKPAPVPSLVCETEEDRALASEANDRRNQRLVRRKRRDVQRGLG from the coding sequence ATGTCGACCCTCGCCACGCCGCTCCCCCCACGCAACGTCAGCGACTCGATCACGACGATGACCGAGTACGTGCTCCCGACGCACGCGAACGCGCTCGGGAACGTGTTCGGCGGGCAGATCCTCGCGTGGATCGATCTCTGCGCGGCGATCTGCGCGCAGCGCCATGCAGGGAGGCTCGCGGTGACCGCCGAGTTCGACGACGTCTCGTTCGAGGCGCCCATCAAGGTCGGGCAGGTCGTGCTGCTCCGCGCGCGCGTGACGGCGGCGTTCCGCACGTCGGTCGAGATCCTCGTCGACGTCGAGGGCGAGGACGCGCCCTCGGGCAAGCGATGGCGCTGCGCGCACGCGTTCGTGACCTTCGTGGCGATGCAGGAGGTCGACGGCGCGCTGAAGCCGGCGCCCGTTCCGTCACTCGTCTGCGAGACCGAGGAGGATCGGGCGCTCGCCTCGGAGGCGAACGATCGAAGGAATCAGCGTCTGGTGCGGCGCAAGCGCCGCGACGTGCAACGAGGATTGGGGTGA